In a single window of the Pontibacter russatus genome:
- a CDS encoding DUF502 domain-containing protein: MKKLFRYFVKAILMRQLFRFFINGLLIIAPIAITVFIVVGIIDWLDSLFDLGIPGLGILLMVVLLTVIGYIGSSFFVKPFFEVMERIVHKVPLVSIIYSSIKDLFDAFVGDNQKFNQPVLVKMAEDSDNHKLGFVTQEVLQTINIEDKVAVYFPHSYNFSGELFLVPKRNVTYLDLPSSEVMKFIVSGGVSRL, translated from the coding sequence GTTGTTTCGTTTCTTCATAAACGGCCTGCTCATCATCGCGCCGATTGCCATCACGGTGTTTATCGTGGTGGGCATCATCGACTGGCTCGACAGCCTGTTCGACCTGGGCATACCGGGGCTGGGCATCCTGCTGATGGTGGTGCTGCTGACGGTGATTGGCTATATCGGCTCTTCTTTCTTCGTAAAACCCTTTTTCGAGGTGATGGAGCGCATCGTACACAAGGTACCGCTTGTCAGCATCATCTACTCCAGCATCAAGGATTTATTCGACGCCTTTGTGGGCGACAACCAGAAGTTCAACCAGCCGGTGCTGGTAAAAATGGCGGAGGATTCTGATAACCACAAGCTCGGCTTTGTAACCCAGGAGGTGCTGCAGACCATCAACATTGAAGACAAAGTGGCCGTGTACTTTCCGCACTCCTACAACTTCTCCGGAGAGCTCTTCCTGGTGCCCAAGCGCAACGTCACCTACCTCGACCTGCCCAGCAGCGAGGTCATGAAGTTCATCGTGTCCGGCGGCGTGTCCAGGCTGTAG
- a CDS encoding alpha/beta fold hydrolase yields the protein MPYLLHHRSKLYYRVIGHGSRALLAFHGYGQSSAYYEPMEQALGSDYTIYAFDLFFHGRSHLHKHDMPLEKKFLQELIEHFLAKQQLERFSLMGFSMGGKFALTLVECMPERIDELFLIAPDGIKTSFWYNIATYPGWLQQLFKRTVVKPELFFGLLRMLDKYNMVHKSMLRFAHYQMDSTPKRLRVYRSWVGFRELNFDIRKIVQLLNRHQVPVTMFLGEYDQIIAPKRVAVFMDALEKGELVVLKAGHSFLLQDVATLLHRKRLEG from the coding sequence GTGCCCTACCTTCTCCACCATAGGTCGAAGCTGTACTACCGCGTGATCGGGCACGGCAGCCGCGCGTTGCTGGCCTTTCATGGCTACGGGCAGAGCAGCGCTTATTATGAGCCGATGGAGCAGGCGCTGGGCAGCGATTACACCATCTACGCCTTCGACCTTTTCTTCCACGGGCGCAGCCACTTGCACAAGCACGACATGCCGCTCGAAAAGAAGTTTCTGCAGGAGCTGATCGAGCACTTCCTCGCAAAGCAGCAACTCGAGCGATTTTCGCTGATGGGCTTCAGCATGGGCGGCAAGTTTGCCCTCACACTGGTGGAGTGCATGCCGGAGCGCATCGACGAGCTGTTCCTGATTGCGCCGGACGGCATCAAAACAAGTTTCTGGTACAATATCGCCACGTACCCCGGCTGGCTGCAGCAGCTCTTTAAGCGCACCGTGGTGAAGCCGGAGCTGTTCTTCGGGCTGCTGCGCATGCTCGACAAGTACAACATGGTACACAAAAGCATGCTGCGCTTCGCCCACTACCAGATGGACAGTACTCCAAAGCGCCTGCGCGTGTACCGCAGCTGGGTGGGCTTCCGCGAGCTCAACTTCGATATCCGGAAAATCGTGCAACTCCTGAACCGGCACCAGGTGCCCGTCACGATGTTTCTGGGGGAGTACGACCAGATCATTGCGCCGAAGCGGGTGGCGGTATTCATGGATGCGCTGGAGAAAGGGGAACTTGTTGTGCTGAAAGCGGGGCACTCGTTCCTGCTGCAGGATGTGGCGACGCTGCTGCACCGCAAGCGCCTGGAAGGGTAG
- a CDS encoding PQQ-dependent sugar dehydrogenase produces MKKPLSILLSAAAVFSMGCSSGENTENADVAKTGPTEMEQAEGETEGSLPTGPIDKDLERITLPEGFRIDYYAKDVDNARSMALSESGILFVGTREEDKVYAVVDENKDGKADEVVVVDSGLTSPNGVAIRNGDLYVAEISRVIKYPDIEQNFRNNPEPEVVNDDFPSDAHHGWKYIAFGPDGKLYVPVGAPCNICDPEKEIYASITRMDPDGSNLEIYAEGVRNTVGFDWHPETKELYFTDNGRDMMGDNIPPDELNKATEKGQHFGYPYCHAGTIPDPEFGKGHDCSEFVKPVQNLHPHGGTLGIKFYTGNMFPEEYRNQAFIAQHGSWNRSEKIGYSVATVKTDANGNTTHEPFAEGWLQGQEDWGRPVDVLVMPDGSMLVSDDKNDAIYRITYRK; encoded by the coding sequence ATGAAAAAACCACTAAGCATTCTCCTTTCTGCCGCTGCCGTTTTCAGCATGGGCTGCTCCTCCGGCGAGAATACCGAAAACGCCGATGTCGCCAAAACGGGCCCGACGGAAATGGAACAGGCCGAAGGCGAAACAGAGGGCAGCCTCCCCACCGGGCCAATAGACAAAGACCTGGAGCGAATAACGCTGCCGGAGGGATTCCGGATAGACTACTATGCCAAGGACGTGGACAATGCCCGCTCCATGGCGCTGAGCGAGTCGGGCATTCTGTTTGTGGGCACCCGTGAGGAAGACAAGGTATATGCCGTGGTAGACGAGAACAAAGACGGCAAAGCCGATGAAGTGGTGGTGGTTGACTCGGGGCTGACGTCTCCGAACGGCGTGGCCATCCGCAACGGCGATTTATATGTGGCGGAGATCAGCCGCGTGATAAAATACCCGGACATTGAGCAGAACTTCCGCAACAACCCCGAGCCGGAGGTGGTTAACGACGATTTCCCGAGCGATGCCCACCACGGCTGGAAGTATATCGCCTTCGGTCCTGACGGCAAGCTGTACGTGCCGGTGGGGGCGCCCTGCAACATCTGCGATCCGGAGAAGGAGATTTACGCCTCCATCACCCGCATGGACCCGGACGGCTCTAACCTGGAGATATATGCCGAGGGCGTGCGCAACACCGTCGGCTTCGACTGGCACCCCGAAACCAAGGAACTGTACTTTACTGACAACGGCCGCGACATGATGGGCGACAACATTCCGCCTGACGAGTTGAACAAGGCCACGGAAAAGGGCCAGCACTTTGGCTACCCCTACTGCCACGCCGGCACCATTCCGGACCCGGAGTTCGGAAAAGGGCACGACTGCAGCGAGTTTGTGAAGCCCGTACAGAACCTGCACCCGCACGGCGGCACGCTCGGCATCAAGTTTTACACCGGCAACATGTTTCCGGAGGAGTACCGGAACCAGGCGTTTATAGCACAGCACGGCTCCTGGAACCGCTCCGAGAAAATCGGCTACAGCGTGGCCACGGTGAAGACCGATGCCAACGGCAACACCACGCACGAGCCTTTTGCCGAGGGCTGGCTGCAGGGGCAGGAAGACTGGGGCCGCCCGGTGGATGTGCTCGTGATGCCCGACGGTTCCATGCTGGTGTCGGACGATAAGAACGACGCCATCTACCGCATCACCTACAGGAAATAG
- a CDS encoding ATP-dependent zinc protease family protein, with the protein MGKRINPRPEKKTIGRRELVSFPELDIDAIEAKIDTGAYTSAIHCSNIHEETAPDGAKVIALDLLDPSHPQYNHKKLKFSEYDLREIKSSFGEVQERYVIRTKIKFFDEEIEEEFSLSDRSDMKYPVLIGRKLLQHRFIVDVARKNLAYKSKIKQKQHKKHL; encoded by the coding sequence GTGGGAAAGCGAATCAATCCAAGGCCTGAGAAGAAGACCATCGGGAGGCGTGAGCTGGTTTCCTTCCCGGAACTGGACATCGACGCCATCGAAGCCAAGATAGACACGGGGGCTTACACCTCCGCCATCCACTGCTCCAATATACACGAGGAGACGGCGCCGGACGGTGCCAAAGTGATTGCGCTGGACCTGCTCGACCCCTCGCACCCGCAGTACAACCACAAAAAGCTGAAGTTCTCGGAGTACGACCTGCGCGAAATCAAAAGTTCTTTCGGGGAGGTGCAGGAGCGGTACGTCATCCGCACCAAAATCAAGTTTTTCGACGAGGAGATTGAGGAGGAGTTCTCGCTCTCAGACCGGAGCGATATGAAGTATCCTGTGCTGATAGGCCGCAAGCTGCTGCAGCACCGCTTTATAGTGGACGTGGCCCGGAAGAACCTGGCCTACAAGTCAAAAATCAAACAGAAACAGCATAAAAAGCATTTATGA
- the rimK gene encoding 30S ribosomal protein S6--L-glutamate ligase, whose amino-acid sequence MKIAILSRDTKLYSTRRLVEAAHKRGHEAVVLDHLRCDLVMEQNDPHILYKGERLTDIDVVIPRIGASVTFYGAAVVRQFQMMQNTKSAVSSQAILRSRDKLRSLQILSRAGLGMPKTAFTNYSKQTSELVKEVGGAPLVIKLLEGTQGLGVVLAETKKAAESVIEAFHNLKARIIVQEFIKEAGGADIRAFVVNGEVVGAMKRQGKEGEFRSNLHRGGNATLIKLSRKEKAAALLAAKSLGLAIAGVDMLQSSRGPLILEVNSSPGLEGIEKATQKDIASKIIEYTEALVQQKSNKGVEE is encoded by the coding sequence ATGAAGATTGCTATTCTCTCCCGCGACACGAAACTGTACTCTACCAGGCGGCTGGTGGAGGCGGCGCACAAGCGGGGGCACGAGGCCGTGGTGCTCGACCATTTGCGTTGCGACCTGGTGATGGAGCAGAACGACCCGCATATACTATATAAAGGGGAGCGCCTGACCGATATAGATGTGGTAATCCCGCGCATCGGCGCTTCGGTTACGTTTTACGGGGCGGCCGTGGTGCGCCAGTTTCAGATGATGCAGAACACGAAGAGTGCCGTCAGCTCGCAGGCTATCCTGCGCTCCCGCGACAAACTGCGTAGCCTCCAGATTCTCTCACGGGCGGGCCTCGGCATGCCCAAAACCGCATTCACCAACTACTCTAAACAAACCTCCGAGCTGGTGAAGGAAGTGGGAGGCGCGCCGCTGGTGATTAAGCTGCTGGAGGGCACGCAGGGGCTGGGCGTGGTGCTGGCCGAAACCAAGAAAGCCGCCGAGTCGGTGATTGAGGCATTCCACAACCTGAAGGCGCGCATCATTGTGCAGGAGTTTATCAAAGAGGCGGGCGGCGCGGATATCCGGGCTTTTGTGGTGAACGGCGAAGTGGTGGGGGCCATGAAGCGGCAGGGCAAGGAGGGCGAGTTCCGCTCGAACCTGCACCGGGGCGGCAACGCCACCCTCATCAAACTGTCGCGCAAGGAGAAAGCCGCGGCGCTGCTGGCCGCCAAGTCCCTGGGCCTCGCCATTGCCGGCGTGGACATGCTGCAGTCCTCGCGCGGGCCGCTGATACTGGAAGTGAACTCCTCGCCGGGGCTGGAGGGCATCGAGAAGGCCACGCAGAAAGACATCGCCAGCAAGATTATCGAATACACCGAGGCGCTGGTGCAGCAGAAATCAAACAAAGGAGTAGAAGAGTAA
- a CDS encoding succinylglutamate desuccinylase/aspartoacylase family protein, translating to MPETIVINGRRIDRGEKVLTKLAISKLPSGTVIEIPIYVFRSVHDGPVVLVMAGMHGDEVNGTEIIRRMLTRKMLYPLKGTIIAVPVLNIYGFLNFSREVPDGKDVNRSFPGNREGSLASRVAHRFMKEVIPYVDYGLDFHTGGSSRANYPQIRCVLADYRNEELARAFGAPFILNSSYRQGSLRKEAAKLGKSILVYETGESLRFDENGINIGIEGTCRVLHHLGMMLNHTPPQEESVICLKDIWLRAKNAGLWRSHVRLGEFIKKNQNIGSITDPYGEMEVRLNAPAGGYVVGLNNMPVVNQGDALLHISF from the coding sequence ATGCCAGAAACCATCGTTATCAACGGCAGGCGCATTGACCGCGGCGAGAAGGTGCTGACCAAATTGGCCATCAGCAAGCTGCCGAGCGGCACCGTGATAGAGATTCCCATCTACGTGTTCCGGTCGGTACACGATGGCCCGGTGGTGCTGGTGATGGCGGGCATGCACGGCGACGAGGTGAACGGCACCGAAATTATCCGGCGCATGCTCACCCGCAAAATGCTGTACCCGCTGAAGGGTACCATCATTGCGGTGCCGGTGCTGAACATATATGGCTTCCTGAACTTTTCGCGGGAGGTGCCCGACGGCAAGGACGTGAACCGCAGTTTCCCCGGCAACCGCGAAGGCTCGCTGGCCAGCCGCGTGGCGCACCGCTTCATGAAGGAGGTAATCCCCTACGTAGACTATGGGCTCGACTTCCACACGGGTGGCTCCAGCCGCGCCAACTACCCGCAAATCCGCTGCGTGCTGGCTGACTATCGCAACGAGGAACTGGCCAGAGCTTTCGGAGCGCCCTTTATCCTGAACTCATCCTACCGGCAGGGCTCGCTGCGCAAAGAGGCGGCCAAGCTCGGGAAATCCATCCTGGTATATGAAACCGGCGAGTCGCTGCGCTTTGATGAGAATGGCATCAACATCGGCATTGAGGGCACCTGCCGCGTGCTGCACCACCTGGGTATGATGCTGAACCACACCCCGCCGCAGGAGGAGAGTGTTATCTGTTTAAAAGATATATGGCTGCGGGCCAAAAATGCGGGCCTGTGGCGCAGCCACGTCCGACTGGGCGAGTTTATCAAAAAGAACCAAAACATCGGCAGCATCACCGATCCGTATGGGGAGATGGAGGTGCGCCTGAACGCCCCGGCAGGCGGCTACGTGGTGGGCCTCAACAACATGCCGGTGGTCAACCAGGGCGACGCGCTGCTGCATATATCTTTTTAA
- a CDS encoding SAM-dependent methyltransferase — protein MPSEQPLQHAFPKASQYDPEWVRRHSMGENVLFNLESLTKSLELKPGMRVLDLGCGKAISSIFLAKEFGVTVWAVDEAIAASDNYQRILDAGCAEKVIPLEADARSLPFAEEYFDAVIVVDSYTYFGTDEKYLPYIARFLKPGGCLAIVDVCFTREIESVAQVPDFLSQDYQKYWYFIHTIGWWKKLWEKTGLVQIQAAQELEEAQQVREQYIKDYEEAGTPDPFAKALQLDQQHFISFFKLIGRRTGKTAYLQDYKTSPNK, from the coding sequence ATGCCATCTGAACAACCGCTGCAACACGCTTTCCCGAAAGCCTCCCAATATGACCCGGAGTGGGTGCGCCGGCACTCCATGGGCGAGAATGTGCTCTTCAACCTCGAGAGCCTCACCAAGTCGCTGGAGTTGAAGCCGGGGATGCGGGTGCTGGACCTGGGCTGCGGCAAGGCCATCAGCTCTATCTTTCTGGCGAAGGAGTTCGGGGTGACCGTGTGGGCCGTGGACGAGGCCATCGCAGCCAGCGACAACTACCAGCGCATACTGGACGCCGGTTGCGCGGAAAAGGTGATCCCGCTAGAGGCCGACGCCCGTTCCCTGCCCTTCGCCGAAGAATACTTTGATGCAGTGATTGTGGTAGACTCCTATACCTACTTCGGCACCGACGAAAAGTACCTGCCCTATATCGCCCGCTTCCTCAAGCCCGGAGGCTGCCTGGCCATCGTGGACGTTTGCTTCACAAGGGAAATCGAGTCGGTGGCGCAAGTGCCGGATTTTTTAAGCCAGGATTACCAGAAGTACTGGTACTTTATCCATACCATCGGCTGGTGGAAAAAGCTGTGGGAGAAAACGGGGCTGGTGCAGATACAAGCAGCCCAGGAACTGGAGGAGGCGCAGCAGGTGCGCGAGCAGTATATAAAAGATTACGAGGAGGCGGGAACGCCCGACCCTTTTGCCAAGGCCCTGCAGCTTGACCAGCAGCACTTTATCTCTTTTTTCAAGCTCATCGGGCGGCGCACCGGCAAAACAGCCTACCTGCAGGACTACAAAACCAGCCCGAATAAGTAG
- a CDS encoding NAD-dependent epimerase/dehydratase family protein: MQKVRTALIVGASGLVGGQLLQLLLKCPRYSEVVSAGRRELPLIFPNLEQRLVDFDNLKNFSANLVADDVFCCLGTTIKKAGSKEAFYKVDYTYVAQLAEITAQKGASQFLVVSAMGADAGSMFFYNKVKGEMEQHVKAQPFKAVHIFRPSLLLGEREEHRAGEAFASKIMKPLSGLMVGPLEKYKPIEAETVAKGMLYAASQDQRGVYIHPSDDIARLGAKL, translated from the coding sequence ATGCAAAAAGTAAGAACTGCCCTTATCGTCGGTGCCAGTGGCTTGGTTGGCGGCCAACTCCTGCAACTGCTCCTGAAATGCCCGCGCTACAGCGAGGTGGTATCGGCTGGCCGCCGGGAGTTGCCCCTTATCTTCCCCAACCTGGAGCAGCGCCTGGTGGATTTCGACAACCTGAAGAACTTTTCCGCCAACCTGGTGGCCGATGATGTGTTCTGCTGCCTCGGCACCACCATCAAAAAGGCAGGTTCCAAAGAAGCGTTTTATAAAGTGGACTATACCTACGTGGCCCAACTGGCGGAAATCACCGCGCAGAAAGGCGCCTCGCAGTTTCTGGTTGTCTCGGCCATGGGGGCTGATGCCGGTTCCATGTTTTTCTACAACAAGGTGAAAGGCGAGATGGAGCAGCACGTAAAAGCGCAGCCCTTCAAAGCGGTGCATATCTTCCGGCCGTCGCTGCTGCTGGGGGAGCGCGAAGAACACCGTGCCGGTGAGGCGTTCGCCTCCAAAATTATGAAACCGCTGAGCGGGCTGATGGTAGGCCCTTTGGAAAAATACAAACCCATTGAGGCGGAAACCGTAGCCAAAGGCATGCTGTATGCCGCCTCGCAGGACCAGCGCGGCGTATATATCCATCCCTCCGACGACATTGCCAGGCTCGGCGCTAAGCTTTAG
- a CDS encoding CvfB family protein has translation MVDLGNYNVLEIAREVDFGVYLTSDDGDILLPAKYIPKGAQVGDFVRVFVYRDSEDRIIATDLTPYATVGEFACLTCTDTAPFGAFLDWGLEKDLLVPFHNQKDKMEVGRKYCVYLYLDEASDRVVATSKLRKYLQNDHIQLTEGEEVQLLVAGFTDIGIKVIINNAYMGILYRNEVFQDLHMGDKTTGYIKAIRPDNKIDVTLRKPDATILSEAEDASEKILRLLQQGNGWLPLSDSSTPEDIYKTLAMSKKTFKRAIGGLYKAGKIKLEEDSIRLV, from the coding sequence ATGGTAGACCTTGGCAATTACAACGTACTGGAAATAGCGCGCGAGGTGGATTTCGGGGTATACCTCACCTCCGACGACGGCGATATCCTGCTGCCCGCCAAATACATCCCGAAAGGGGCGCAGGTGGGCGACTTTGTGCGGGTGTTTGTGTACCGCGACTCCGAAGACCGCATCATCGCCACCGACCTGACGCCTTATGCCACCGTGGGCGAGTTTGCCTGCCTCACCTGCACCGACACCGCCCCTTTCGGCGCTTTTCTGGACTGGGGCCTGGAGAAAGACCTGCTGGTGCCCTTCCACAACCAGAAAGACAAGATGGAGGTGGGCCGCAAGTACTGCGTGTACCTGTACCTGGACGAGGCCTCGGACCGCGTGGTGGCCACCTCCAAACTGCGCAAATACCTGCAGAACGACCATATCCAACTGACTGAAGGTGAAGAAGTGCAGTTGCTGGTGGCAGGTTTCACCGATATCGGCATCAAGGTCATCATCAACAACGCCTATATGGGCATCCTCTACCGCAACGAGGTGTTCCAGGACCTGCACATGGGCGACAAGACCACCGGCTATATCAAGGCCATCCGCCCCGACAACAAGATTGACGTGACGCTGCGCAAGCCGGACGCCACCATCCTAAGCGAGGCGGAGGACGCCTCCGAAAAAATACTGCGGCTGCTGCAGCAGGGCAACGGCTGGCTCCCCCTCTCCGACAGCAGCACACCCGAGGACATCTATAAAACCCTCGCCATGAGTAAAAAAACGTTCAAGCGCGCCATCGGCGGCCTGTATAAAGCCGGAAAAATAAAGCTGGAAGAGGATAGCATCCGGCTGGTGTAG
- a CDS encoding DUF6252 family protein, which produces MLPQPPGALAFQFSPDAWAAAPDEFVSVKKNGLAWAGVPEMHLNKATSTLTLLGIANRPADEEVLVLKLKFEGPGTYSLTKQQAYYYTTAGGHELTSAYELASCAAGVLEISGYDPAEMLLEGSFRVVLTKEQGGPETNAEAVTFTEGRFRGRVAI; this is translated from the coding sequence ATGCTCCCCCAACCCCCCGGGGCACTTGCCTTCCAGTTTAGTCCCGACGCCTGGGCCGCAGCCCCGGATGAATTTGTGTCCGTCAAAAAGAATGGCCTCGCCTGGGCCGGAGTGCCGGAAATGCACCTGAACAAAGCCACCTCCACGCTTACGCTTCTGGGAATAGCTAACCGTCCGGCAGACGAGGAAGTGCTCGTCCTGAAACTGAAGTTTGAGGGCCCCGGCACGTATTCGCTCACGAAACAGCAGGCGTACTATTACACCACTGCCGGGGGGCACGAGCTGACAAGCGCCTATGAGCTGGCTTCCTGCGCGGCGGGGGTGCTGGAGATTTCCGGCTACGACCCGGCCGAGATGTTGCTGGAAGGAAGCTTCCGGGTGGTGCTGACGAAAGAGCAGGGCGGCCCGGAAACTAATGCAGAGGCAGTGACTTTTACCGAAGGCCGGTTCAGGGGGAGGGTTGCCATATAG
- a CDS encoding Dps family protein, whose amino-acid sequence MEKVREKSEYEGNPVGLKKETALKMAAELDRHLASFIILYNQYHKHHWLVEGPQFRDLHLFFEDHYTQIHEQYDAIAERLTVMGVVPTCHPARQIELAYIAHEEEGEFRIREMLQKDMEDEKTIAVELRKSIKLAFEHDDFGTKSLLEGILFKTEDRCHHIEHFLGEDGLSIGLIARPEDIMEEDDKASAGKKGLRTTARKPAAKPKA is encoded by the coding sequence ATGGAAAAAGTTAGAGAGAAATCAGAGTACGAGGGAAACCCGGTGGGGCTGAAAAAAGAAACGGCCCTGAAAATGGCCGCAGAACTGGACCGCCACCTGGCTTCGTTCATCATCCTATATAACCAGTACCACAAGCACCACTGGCTGGTGGAGGGCCCGCAGTTCCGCGACCTGCACCTGTTTTTCGAGGACCATTACACACAGATTCACGAGCAGTACGACGCCATTGCCGAGCGCCTGACCGTGATGGGCGTGGTGCCGACTTGTCACCCGGCCAGGCAAATAGAGTTGGCCTATATAGCACACGAGGAAGAAGGCGAGTTCCGCATCCGGGAAATGCTGCAAAAGGACATGGAGGATGAGAAAACCATTGCGGTGGAACTGCGCAAGTCTATCAAGCTGGCGTTTGAGCACGACGACTTCGGCACCAAGTCGCTGCTGGAAGGCATCCTGTTCAAAACCGAGGACCGCTGCCACCACATCGAGCACTTCCTGGGCGAAGACGGCCTTTCCATCGGGCTGATTGCGCGGCCGGAGGATATCATGGAGGAAGACGACAAAGCCTCGGCTGGCAAAAAAGGCCTCAGAACCACTGCCAGGAAACCCGCCGCCAAACCAAAGGCGTAG
- a CDS encoding BamA/TamA family outer membrane protein: MSYPHPKLYRLPLLCLLGLLLLLGRVCRAQEVPAAVQDSTLTDTTRQRFDDRVMDNLKKLSERKTIMGKLLKAVLVFDQVDEEVYGLDAELIQREYEKHTYKIVRRIDILSLDAFGYSINDTARVPQNILEKLGNSLHVKTGRGLIRNKLLFEKMEPLEPLALVESERLLRQTDYLLDARIIVNEETTTADSVDVFVITKDIFSLGGSGSFTPSSGRGRVTLRELNFLGQGHQTELSYRFGIDNAPRSWEAAGYYTIENIGRTYITADMAFVHKNYYKEKSAFLSRDFFATNTKYAGAAGASWIEERIMLPPTEEDTIPRYSNLAYNQQDVWLGRSFKFKTYYLGFEPRGRLIAGLRVINTNYSVIATENFQDNTLVMGSLGYSVRKYYKDRYLFGFGRTEDIPAGGLLSLTGGYENGDLRQRKYLGASLSMAKYAPTFGYLYGRASYDSFRREGEWEQGVVQLESLYFTRLYEWGNWKLRHFIWGRGTWGINRNPEELLSINNESGIRGFRSSLLRGSRRVALNYEANLYTPFSLFGFKLATVFFADVAWLSTGNKSIPFRDAPYRGYGIGFRFRNEYLSFSTIQFLISYYPQLPPNESINEFKIFESSRPYYDFRDFRFTRPGVAEFY, from the coding sequence ATGTCCTATCCGCACCCGAAACTTTACCGCCTGCCACTGCTGTGCCTGTTGGGGCTGCTGTTGCTGTTGGGCAGGGTGTGCCGTGCGCAGGAGGTACCCGCCGCCGTTCAGGACTCTACCCTGACCGACACTACCCGGCAGCGCTTCGACGATCGCGTGATGGACAACCTGAAGAAACTGTCGGAGCGCAAAACCATCATGGGAAAACTGCTGAAGGCCGTGCTGGTCTTCGACCAGGTGGATGAGGAGGTATATGGCCTGGATGCCGAGCTGATACAGCGCGAGTACGAGAAGCACACCTATAAAATCGTGCGCCGGATCGATATTCTGTCTCTGGACGCTTTTGGCTACTCTATCAACGACACGGCCCGGGTGCCTCAGAACATCCTAGAGAAACTGGGCAACTCGCTCCACGTGAAAACGGGCCGGGGCCTTATCCGCAACAAGCTGCTCTTTGAGAAGATGGAGCCCCTGGAGCCGCTGGCGCTGGTGGAGTCGGAGCGCCTGCTGCGCCAGACGGACTACCTGCTGGATGCCCGCATCATCGTGAACGAGGAGACCACCACCGCCGACAGCGTGGATGTGTTCGTCATCACGAAGGACATCTTCAGCCTGGGCGGGTCCGGCTCCTTCACGCCTTCCTCCGGCCGGGGCCGCGTCACGCTGCGCGAGCTCAACTTCCTGGGCCAGGGCCATCAGACGGAGCTGTCCTACCGCTTCGGCATCGACAACGCGCCCCGCTCCTGGGAGGCGGCGGGCTACTACACCATCGAGAACATCGGCAGAACCTATATAACCGCCGATATGGCCTTTGTGCATAAAAATTACTACAAAGAGAAGAGCGCTTTCCTGAGCCGCGACTTTTTCGCGACCAACACCAAGTACGCGGGCGCGGCGGGCGCCAGCTGGATAGAGGAGCGCATCATGCTGCCCCCCACCGAAGAGGACACCATCCCGCGCTACAGCAACCTGGCCTATAACCAACAGGACGTCTGGCTGGGCCGCTCGTTCAAGTTCAAGACGTATTATCTGGGGTTTGAGCCGCGCGGCCGCCTGATTGCGGGGCTCCGGGTCATCAACACCAACTACTCCGTCATAGCCACCGAGAATTTCCAGGACAACACGCTGGTGATGGGCAGCCTCGGCTACAGCGTCCGGAAGTACTACAAAGACCGCTACCTCTTCGGCTTTGGCCGGACAGAGGATATACCGGCAGGCGGGCTCCTCTCCCTCACCGGCGGGTATGAGAACGGCGACCTGCGGCAGCGGAAGTACCTGGGGGCGTCGCTCTCCATGGCAAAGTACGCCCCCACCTTCGGCTACCTCTACGGCCGCGCCTCCTACGACTCTTTCCGGCGGGAGGGCGAGTGGGAACAGGGCGTGGTGCAGTTGGAGAGCCTCTACTTTACCAGGCTGTATGAGTGGGGCAACTGGAAGCTGCGCCATTTTATATGGGGGCGCGGCACCTGGGGCATCAACCGCAACCCCGAGGAACTGCTCTCCATCAACAACGAGAGCGGCATCCGGGGCTTCCGCTCCAGCCTGTTGCGGGGCTCGCGCCGGGTGGCGCTCAACTACGAGGCGAACCTCTACACGCCTTTCTCGCTTTTCGGGTTTAAGCTGGCCACCGTTTTCTTCGCTGATGTGGCCTGGCTGTCTACCGGCAACAAGAGCATCCCGTTCAGAGACGCGCCTTACCGGGGCTACGGCATCGGTTTCCGGTTCCGGAACGAGTACCTGTCCTTCAGCACCATACAGTTTCTCATCAGCTACTATCCGCAGCTGCCACCCAACGAGAGCATCAACGAGTTCAAGATTTTTGAGTCATCGCGGCCCTATTACGACTTCCGCGATTTCCGGTTCACCCGCCCCGGCGTGGCTGAGTTTTATTAG